Below is a genomic region from Xiphophorus couchianus chromosome 9, X_couchianus-1.0, whole genome shotgun sequence.
aTTTCACTAAAACAAACATCACTTCCTCCTAATATGGTGATGTAATCTagttttctaaaaattaaatttcattaactgtaagccataaatataaaaatggccAGAGAAAAACAAGCATACCTCTGTGGCTAATAAAGTTGCATCAtatgaattttactttttgtcacattttagaatttcatatttttaattaattacctGTAATACAGTAACTGTTCAACTATTCTAAGTAGATGTATCTGTAGATAAACAAAGACATTTGGTGTATCTTATATAAACATTCTAATTAGTTTGGTAATTTTTAGTGAGTTATATAAGAAATCATTAATTAGAGTCAAACAATAAGGTCAAGTcactcagtttttatttattattttgttattgacATGTATAAATCAATTtgtttaacaacattttttaaagtaaatacacATATGAACTCAAACAACTCAAattcagcacttttttttttggaagtacTGGCAGTTAATTGATATTTTGGATAGAGTAAAGAATCCCATTATACACCAACATGATCATGAATGATCAGAGAAACGTACATTTTTCACAAGTTTGTTAGAAATTATGAGCTTTGGGACTTTTAACAGGATTTTGGAACTCTGTGGAATATTGAGGAGGGTTTTGATAACCACCAGGATACTGAGGAGGGTTTTGAAACATAACTGGGTTTTGAGCACCAACAGGAGGCGGCGAAGGGTTTTGATTAACCATCATGACAGGATTAGTCTGCACATTGATCACAGTAGTGTGTTGTTGCGGGGGCTGCTGCACCACAGTGACAGGAGCTCCAGCCTTTAGCTCACGATGCATCTGACACCAGGAGCACcagacacagaaacaggaaattgCCATGTCTTCACAGAGGGAACCCTGAAAGCAAACACATTGAAAGGTTTCATAACGTAATGTACTACTTCAAAATGAATCCAGATGAGTGTAAAATATGTCATACCCGTATTCGATATTTATGCCGAATGGAAGCCCTCAGAGAAATTGCCGCAGGGGGGACAATCAAAGGAATCCCACAGGCTACCAATGCAGCAGGAGTCAGAAAGTCACATAAAGGCAGACAGTTGTTCTCATTAAACAATCCTGAAACGGTGCAGGCAAGACAAGGCAGGCACCAGAAGCCGTAGCAacctggaaaacacagagacagacagattcAGAACAGTGAAATTGTCTTAGGTAATTTAAggtatattgttttaaatttaagaaaaaaaagaaaaagaaatgactcTTACAAGTACTGCAATCTTCACAGCAGTCAAAGAGACTGGTTTTCCACTCTCTGAGGGGAGGTTCTGCCATCCTATCTCAAAGTTCAGCCACCAACTGAACTACAACCCTGTGtgatcagaaaataaatgagtcagtttttggaaaaacaacacaCCGTAATATAATGAACTAAAATGCATGTGTATTTTTGGAAACAAATGGCTATGCAGAAGTAATCcaaatttatataatttctGTCGTGATACTATGGAAACCCACTGTGTCTCTAAAACTGATACATCTTGTTACTTCTCCTGTTTCAGACGATTATTGTTTCAGTCTGACAAACCGCTGGAAAAGATATTGTGATCAAATCTGTGCCTCAGAATTCATAATGCATGTCACCTTGAAAGATCTATGAAGAATTTAAGTTGCAATTTCTTAAGACCTGTCAGTTATAACTCttgtaaatatatatctatGTGTTTTGCACATATCACTAACAAGTCTAGACTTCACTTACTGAATGTTTCCACCAATTATTTTGGAAAACTTCAAGTGCACCAGGAACAAAcgcaattaaaagaaaaatagacttatTTAAAGTAAGATTTGAGTCCTTCATGAAT
It encodes:
- the LOC114151122 gene encoding cell number regulator 5-like isoform X4, giving the protein MAEPPLREWKTSLFDCCEDCSTCCYGFWCLPCLACTVSGLFNENNCLPLCDFLTPAALVACGIPLIVPPAAISLRASIRHKYRIRGSLCEDMAISCFCVWCSWCQMHRELKAGAPVTVVQQPPQQHTTVINVQTNPVMMVNQNPSPPPVGAQNPVMFQNPPQYPGGYQNPPQYSTEFQNPVKSPKAHNF